One genomic segment of Pseudoalteromonas sp. GCY includes these proteins:
- a CDS encoding flavodoxin, whose translation MAKISIFVGSMYGNAENLANDSAEFLNKSGHEASVIEPASIADVTQAENILFISSTTGSGDIPDNLLPLFLQMQSEFPMLTGKKVAVIALGDSSYGDTYCGAGKQIDALIEELNATRVQPRLDIDACEYFEPWEPAEPWLRALAKNL comes from the coding sequence ATGGCAAAAATTTCCATTTTTGTGGGAAGTATGTACGGCAATGCTGAAAACTTGGCAAACGACAGTGCTGAGTTTTTGAATAAATCGGGTCATGAGGCAAGTGTTATTGAACCAGCTTCCATCGCTGATGTAACGCAAGCTGAAAACATTTTATTTATTTCTTCCACTACCGGCTCTGGTGATATTCCCGATAACTTGTTGCCTTTGTTTTTGCAAATGCAAAGCGAATTTCCGATGCTAACGGGAAAGAAAGTAGCGGTCATCGCATTGGGGGATTCTAGTTATGGCGATACTTATTGTGGTGCTGGAAAGCAAATTGATGCCCTGATTGAAGAGTTGAACGCCACTCGAGTTCAACCACGCTTAGACATCGATGCGTGTGAATATTTTGAGCCTTGGGAGCCTGCTGAGCCTTGGCTTCGAGCATTGGCAAAAAACCTTTAG
- a CDS encoding YqcC family protein, whose product MNSELLIQLDELEACLKATGLWQDEPISAKALTSTEPFCCDTMTFAQWLQFVFLGKMRTMVESGEALPENMAIAPMAEMVLSEHLYFNAVHQCLKNLDNTIAKSA is encoded by the coding sequence ATGAACTCGGAATTATTGATTCAGTTAGACGAACTAGAGGCTTGTTTAAAAGCAACGGGTCTTTGGCAAGACGAGCCAATTTCGGCTAAGGCACTTACCTCAACAGAGCCATTTTGTTGCGATACGATGACCTTCGCGCAGTGGTTGCAATTTGTATTCTTGGGCAAAATGCGAACGATGGTAGAGAGCGGTGAAGCATTACCGGAAAATATGGCGATTGCGCCAATGGCTGAAATGGTACTGAGTGAACACCTTTATTTTAATGCGGTGCATCAGTGCTTAAAAAACCTTGATAATACAATTGCAAAGAGCGCGTAA
- a CDS encoding DUF805 domain-containing protein → MEWYLTVLKRYSDFSGRSRRKEYWMFILINALIGFAIGIVDGLFGTLILTGIYYLTVLVPTVAVSIRRLHDTGRSGWWLLVSFVPIVGLLVMIYFTTMDSEVGENDYGPSVKGYV, encoded by the coding sequence ATGGAATGGTATCTAACAGTATTAAAAAGATATTCCGATTTTAGTGGACGTTCAAGACGCAAAGAATACTGGATGTTTATCTTGATAAATGCGTTGATAGGCTTTGCAATTGGGATTGTCGACGGGCTTTTCGGAACCCTGATTTTGACAGGTATCTATTATTTGACAGTTCTAGTACCGACGGTTGCCGTATCTATTCGTCGTCTTCACGATACTGGACGCTCGGGTTGGTGGCTGCTTGTGAGCTTTGTGCCTATTGTCGGTTTATTAGTGATGATATATTTCACCACCATGGATAGCGAGGTTGGTGAAAACGACTACGGACCAAGCGTCAAAGGATATGTTTAA
- a CDS encoding lytic transglycosylase has product MKKLAFIIASLAILSGCEITQETPLETATEQVKQANLDHASPYDISQTLSTSWQDEDEDAVPVFDDVWERIRYQLSIEVPQNRPVVAERNYYQRHQAYLDRIAKRAEPYLYYIVEEVEKRNMPVEIALLPIVESAFDPFGYSHRTASGIWQFMPQTGERFNLKQNWWYDGRRDIIASTQAALDYLTYLHKTLEGDWLNAIAAYNSGEGRLLNAIRKNRKKHLPTDFWSLDLPRETTAYVPKLLALSDLLKRSDEFKVAWQPIINAQVVDTVEVGSQIDLALAAEMADISLTELYRLNPGFNRWATDPDGPHQLLLPMEKVDAFREKLAKTEVKDRLRWQYYTVQKGDSLSVVATKFNTSIGAIRSLNSIDGNMIRVGQKLLVPLSDGELQSEHLPPEVRLAANKVTKKKLSHTVKSGDTLWDISREYDVTVKQLASWNKLKTNAVLRLGQKLTVFKDEKAATQTVLVNTERTITYKVRKGDSLARIATKFNVSVNEIVKWNNLTGQKYLQPGQKLKLKVQTKRV; this is encoded by the coding sequence ATGAAAAAGCTCGCCTTTATTATTGCATCCTTAGCAATATTAAGTGGTTGTGAAATCACACAAGAAACACCATTGGAAACTGCAACTGAGCAAGTGAAGCAGGCCAACTTAGATCACGCGAGCCCTTATGATATCTCTCAAACACTCAGTACCTCATGGCAAGACGAAGATGAAGATGCTGTGCCTGTATTTGACGATGTATGGGAGCGGATCCGTTATCAGTTATCTATCGAAGTACCACAAAATAGACCGGTTGTCGCCGAACGTAATTACTATCAACGTCACCAAGCCTATTTAGACCGTATCGCAAAACGTGCAGAGCCTTACCTCTACTACATTGTTGAAGAAGTAGAAAAGCGCAACATGCCTGTTGAAATCGCGTTGTTACCCATTGTGGAAAGCGCATTCGATCCATTTGGCTACTCACACCGCACCGCTTCCGGTATTTGGCAATTTATGCCACAAACTGGTGAACGCTTTAACCTTAAACAAAATTGGTGGTATGACGGTCGTCGCGATATTATCGCATCAACGCAAGCGGCACTTGATTATCTCACCTATCTCCATAAAACGCTGGAGGGCGATTGGTTAAACGCAATTGCAGCTTACAACTCAGGCGAAGGCCGATTGCTCAATGCAATCCGAAAAAATCGTAAAAAGCATTTGCCTACCGATTTTTGGTCTCTCGATTTACCTCGCGAAACCACCGCGTATGTTCCTAAATTACTTGCCTTATCCGACCTCTTAAAACGCTCAGATGAATTTAAGGTCGCGTGGCAGCCTATAATCAATGCCCAAGTTGTTGATACCGTTGAGGTTGGGTCACAAATTGATTTAGCGCTTGCCGCTGAAATGGCTGATATTTCTTTAACTGAACTCTATCGCTTAAATCCCGGTTTTAATCGTTGGGCCACCGATCCAGATGGTCCACACCAGCTATTATTACCCATGGAAAAGGTTGACGCTTTTCGAGAAAAATTAGCTAAAACAGAAGTAAAAGATCGACTGCGTTGGCAATACTATACGGTGCAAAAAGGAGACAGCCTGTCGGTCGTTGCGACTAAATTTAATACTAGTATCGGCGCCATTCGCTCACTTAATAGCATCGATGGCAATATGATCCGTGTTGGCCAGAAGCTATTGGTACCACTCAGTGATGGCGAATTGCAAAGTGAGCATTTACCGCCAGAAGTGCGCCTTGCCGCCAACAAGGTAACCAAGAAAAAGCTCAGCCACACGGTAAAGTCAGGCGATACATTGTGGGATATCAGCCGCGAATACGATGTGACGGTTAAGCAATTAGCTAGCTGGAATAAGTTAAAAACCAATGCGGTTTTACGCCTTGGACAAAAGCTTACCGTCTTTAAAGATGAAAAGGCAGCGACTCAAACCGTCCTCGTCAACACCGAGCGCACAATCACTTATAAAGTGCGTAAAGGCGACTCACTGGCACGTATCGCCACTAAGTTTAACGTTAGCGTGAATGAAATCGTCAAATGGAACAACCTGACAGGACAGAAGTATCTGCAGCCAGGTCAAAAGTTAAAACTGAAAGTTCAGACTAAACGTGTTTAG
- the dnaQ gene encoding DNA polymerase III subunit epsilon: protein MHTRQIVLDTETTGIDPKAGHRIIEIGCVELVNRRLTGNNFHVYINPQRDIEEEAIDVHGITNEFLRDKPFFHQIAQEFFDYIKGAELVIHNAPFDVGFMDHEFAKLNQGFPATHDYCQVLDTLVMARDLHPGQKNSLDALCRRYDIDNSKRTLHGALLDSEILADVYLSMTGGQKKLNLANQNKGDKANSAGGIIRLDSNRPALKVLRASADEEQAHTERLELVNKACGQSLWQQ, encoded by the coding sequence ATGCACACACGGCAAATAGTACTGGATACAGAAACCACAGGTATTGATCCTAAAGCAGGGCACAGGATCATTGAAATTGGTTGTGTTGAGCTGGTCAATCGCAGACTAACGGGGAATAACTTCCACGTATATATTAACCCTCAGCGCGACATTGAAGAAGAAGCCATTGATGTTCACGGTATCACCAATGAATTTTTACGCGATAAGCCTTTTTTCCATCAAATTGCGCAAGAGTTTTTTGACTATATTAAAGGGGCTGAGCTTGTCATTCATAACGCGCCGTTCGACGTCGGCTTTATGGACCATGAGTTTGCTAAGTTAAACCAAGGCTTTCCTGCTACACATGACTATTGCCAAGTGCTAGATACTTTGGTGATGGCAAGGGATCTTCATCCGGGCCAGAAGAACAGCCTAGATGCGCTTTGCCGTCGCTACGATATCGATAACTCAAAGCGTACGCTGCACGGCGCTTTGCTGGATTCCGAGATCCTTGCTGATGTTTACCTGTCGATGACGGGAGGCCAAAAAAAGCTGAATTTGGCGAATCAAAATAAAGGTGACAAGGCTAACTCAGCCGGTGGCATTATTCGTTTAGACAGTAATCGCCCTGCACTTAAAGTTTTACGTGCTTCTGCCGATGAAGAACAAGCACATACAGAACGTTTAGAGCTTGTAAACAAAGCTTGTGGACAAAGTCTGTGGCAACAATAA
- the rnhA gene encoding ribonuclease HI yields the protein MQKTVEIYTDGSCLGNPGPGGYGVYLSYQGHEKEMSAGYKLTTNNRMEMLAAIVALETLKRPCDIILYTDSQYVKQGIESWLENWKKRNWKTAAKQPVKNVDLWQRLDAATSRHTIQWRWVKGHAGNKYNELVDDLAREAASGSNLLVDEGYEASV from the coding sequence GTGCAAAAAACCGTAGAGATTTATACCGATGGCTCGTGTTTAGGCAATCCAGGTCCAGGTGGTTATGGTGTTTACCTTTCCTATCAAGGACATGAAAAAGAAATGAGTGCAGGGTATAAACTCACAACCAATAACAGAATGGAAATGCTTGCAGCCATTGTTGCACTCGAAACATTAAAGCGTCCCTGCGATATCATTCTCTATACCGACAGCCAATATGTTAAGCAAGGCATTGAGTCTTGGCTTGAAAATTGGAAAAAGCGCAATTGGAAAACCGCAGCCAAACAACCGGTAAAAAATGTCGATTTATGGCAAAGACTGGACGCCGCCACCAGCCGGCACACGATCCAATGGCGCTGGGTAAAAGGCCATGCTGGAAATAAATACAATGAACTTGTTGATGACTTAGCACGTGAAGCGGCTTCGGGTTCAAACCTACTTGTAGATGAAGGCTACGAAGCCAGCGTCTAA
- a CDS encoding DUF3549 family protein — protein sequence MTAQISTLGELLTNAGTQWRVYDLGRRITKIDKKQFAQIENTQVPYPYPLGGHAIMAIQFWDNEATVDPYVWFLKFPLDEQSKLIIASRDHFASMVLEALGTQLTGEAAQGKLDNNPYVFTPNANKLAAFNALLKRELNRPASQYYEHAELYFSGKLGFERWQEIALQGIADFALRLDHGHNASNLQQAWSVLPAEVKTPLAAMLEHVTISTSQTEDFLAALTHACQQQDKDAIVTNLRAMSGSHALGLIAHAVDAILASELASDADCLLTIAGRAWETLTDQQRLFTYMEKAAENNQIDGLFSSIFADLVAIPMLRPHVLGIIRAENRSETLSRAIGRLFA from the coding sequence ATGACAGCGCAAATTTCAACTTTAGGTGAATTACTAACAAACGCCGGTACGCAGTGGCGAGTCTATGATCTGGGTCGACGTATCACAAAAATAGATAAGAAGCAGTTTGCGCAAATCGAGAATACTCAAGTCCCTTATCCTTATCCGCTTGGTGGTCATGCCATCATGGCAATTCAATTTTGGGATAATGAAGCAACCGTTGATCCTTATGTTTGGTTTTTAAAATTTCCACTGGATGAGCAAAGCAAGCTCATTATCGCCAGCCGTGATCACTTTGCCTCCATGGTACTCGAAGCATTAGGTACACAACTCACGGGTGAAGCCGCTCAAGGGAAACTTGATAACAACCCTTATGTCTTCACGCCAAATGCGAACAAACTCGCTGCGTTCAATGCGCTATTAAAGCGTGAGCTTAATCGCCCAGCTTCTCAATATTACGAGCACGCCGAACTCTACTTTTCTGGCAAGCTTGGGTTCGAGCGCTGGCAAGAAATAGCGCTACAAGGTATTGCTGACTTTGCCCTACGTCTAGACCACGGTCATAACGCGAGCAACCTGCAACAGGCGTGGTCTGTTTTGCCAGCAGAAGTTAAGACACCATTAGCCGCAATGCTTGAACACGTTACCATCTCAACATCTCAAACCGAAGACTTTTTAGCCGCTTTAACCCATGCATGCCAACAGCAAGATAAGGACGCTATAGTCACTAATTTACGTGCAATGTCGGGAAGTCACGCGCTTGGTCTCATCGCACATGCCGTAGACGCCATTTTAGCATCCGAGTTGGCGTCAGATGCAGATTGCTTACTCACGATTGCAGGGCGAGCTTGGGAGACACTAACCGACCAGCAAAGGCTCTTTACCTATATGGAAAAAGCCGCTGAGAATAATCAAATCGATGGACTTTTCAGCAGTATTTTCGCAGACTTAGTTGCAATACCTATGTTACGCCCACATGTTTTAGGGATTATTAGAGCAGAAAATCGCAGTGAAACTCTGTCTCGTGCAATTGGAAGGTTATTTGCTTAA
- a CDS encoding Zn-ribbon-containing protein has product MFVVDLTFDCYEETTLDAAEQAINRVVNALRFNGQIIGDEFPTVLKDGYFVTRVMCPEEDALHPLNHSPFVKFAIDQLQQSGLLAPKVKVFGQDIHANSADACHEPSSYILYTTYVHTCSPLYCGDDFLPVPLYKIPAIANGDYKALIKWKEDWQACDQIQINGATRCEFAALEEISSTSSDLFRRGMDLSKRIRYLTKKPVYYYLYRVGGENLAAEKARKCPGCQGDWLLEEPWFGLFDFRCETCQLVSNISWDFQ; this is encoded by the coding sequence GTGTTTGTTGTCGACTTAACTTTTGATTGCTATGAGGAAACCACCTTAGATGCTGCCGAGCAGGCCATTAACCGTGTGGTCAACGCGCTTCGCTTTAATGGTCAAATCATTGGTGACGAATTTCCAACTGTACTTAAAGATGGCTATTTCGTCACTCGTGTGATGTGTCCAGAAGAAGACGCTTTGCATCCATTAAACCATAGTCCTTTTGTGAAGTTTGCGATTGACCAGCTACAGCAATCAGGTTTGCTTGCACCTAAGGTCAAAGTTTTTGGGCAAGATATACATGCCAACAGCGCTGATGCCTGTCATGAACCGTCAAGCTACATTCTCTACACCACATACGTACACACTTGTAGTCCACTGTACTGTGGCGACGACTTTTTACCAGTGCCTTTATATAAAATCCCAGCTATTGCTAATGGTGATTACAAAGCACTGATCAAATGGAAAGAAGATTGGCAAGCTTGCGATCAAATACAGATCAATGGCGCGACTCGCTGCGAATTTGCTGCACTGGAGGAAATTTCTAGTACGAGTAGCGATTTGTTTAGACGTGGCATGGATTTGAGCAAACGTATTCGCTATCTCACAAAAAAGCCGGTTTACTATTATCTGTATCGTGTTGGCGGTGAAAACCTCGCCGCAGAAAAAGCAAGAAAATGCCCAGGCTGTCAAGGAGACTGGTTACTCGAGGAGCCTTGGTTCGGCCTTTTCGACTTTCGCTGCGAAACTTGCCAATTGGTCTCGAATATTTCGTGGGACTTTCAATAA
- the truC gene encoding tRNA pseudouridine(65) synthase TruC, whose product MLEILYQDAHYVAINKPSGLLVHRSFLDKRETQFAMQMLRDQLGQHVFPVHRLDRPTSGVLLFALSSEAARDMNEVFISGNIQKRYLALVRGFAPESRFVDRPLKEELDKIADKFACQDKAPQEAQTQINCLLQGSLPIPFGKYPSIRYSLVECFPKTGRKHQIRRHLNYLAHPIIGDVNHGDNKHNHFFVDHFGLRRLMLFATKLEFVHPYTNTTIPITADLGEEALAVFAQLGWSDNEKDYK is encoded by the coding sequence ATGCTTGAGATCTTATATCAAGATGCGCATTATGTTGCGATAAATAAGCCGTCAGGGTTATTGGTTCATCGCTCATTTTTGGATAAGAGAGAAACACAATTTGCGATGCAAATGCTGCGTGATCAACTTGGTCAACATGTTTTCCCCGTTCACCGTTTAGATAGACCAACGTCAGGCGTGCTGCTGTTTGCGCTAAGCTCTGAGGCCGCGCGAGACATGAATGAAGTCTTTATCAGCGGTAATATTCAAAAACGCTATTTAGCGCTTGTTCGCGGATTTGCTCCTGAATCTAGATTCGTCGACAGACCTCTCAAGGAAGAGCTCGATAAAATTGCTGATAAGTTTGCCTGTCAGGATAAAGCTCCGCAGGAAGCGCAAACACAGATAAATTGTTTATTGCAGGGTAGCTTGCCAATTCCTTTTGGTAAGTATCCAAGTATCCGCTACTCGTTGGTGGAGTGCTTTCCTAAAACGGGTAGAAAACACCAAATCAGGCGCCATCTCAACTATTTAGCACATCCGATTATTGGTGATGTCAATCACGGTGATAACAAACACAACCACTTTTTTGTCGATCATTTTGGCTTACGTCGATTGATGTTATTTGCAACTAAATTGGAATTTGTACATCCTTATACCAACACGACGATTCCAATTACCGCGGATTTGGGGGAAGAAGCACTGGCTGTCTTCGCTCAGCTCGGCTGGTCAGACAACGAGAAGGATTATAAATAA
- a CDS encoding DUF2789 domain-containing protein, giving the protein MDTSRHTMSTLFAQLGLDNNPKAIEGFVKQHRLPDDMLLSQAPFWNEGQRHFIEESLKEDADWSEIIDELDAMLR; this is encoded by the coding sequence ATGGATACTAGTCGCCACACTATGAGTACTTTATTTGCCCAGCTTGGGCTCGACAACAATCCCAAGGCGATTGAAGGGTTTGTCAAACAACACCGCCTTCCTGACGATATGCTGTTAAGCCAAGCACCATTTTGGAATGAAGGACAGCGTCACTTTATTGAAGAATCACTGAAAGAGGACGCCGATTGGAGTGAAATCATTGACGAACTAGATGCGATGTTAAGATAG
- the gloB gene encoding hydroxyacylglutathione hydrolase — protein MVQVDAIKAFNDNYIWVIKDPLSSNCWVVDPGDEQPVLDYLTKFDLTLQGILVTHHHWDHTDGIAPLLSHFPSLTVYGPKDGKYKGITHGLSEHDKITLFDITLNIIATPGHTLDHICYVNDELAFTGDTLFNAGCGRLFEGTPSQMWHSFEKLLTLPGTCKVYCTHEYTLANLAFAEAVEPTNQALTQYHQQAKSLRANNERTVPTTIEQQKAINPFVRATNEAILTHVPTQFIVSENTPEARFRALRKWKDNF, from the coding sequence ATGGTGCAAGTCGATGCAATCAAAGCATTTAATGACAATTATATCTGGGTGATAAAAGACCCTCTAAGTTCAAACTGTTGGGTGGTTGACCCAGGTGACGAACAACCTGTTTTAGATTACCTCACCAAATTTGATTTAACACTCCAAGGCATATTAGTCACCCATCACCATTGGGATCATACCGATGGCATTGCCCCGCTTTTATCACATTTTCCCAGCTTAACAGTCTATGGACCTAAAGATGGTAAATATAAAGGCATTACTCATGGCCTTAGTGAACACGATAAGATCACGCTTTTCGATATCACGCTGAACATTATTGCCACCCCAGGTCACACGTTAGACCATATCTGTTATGTAAATGATGAGCTGGCTTTTACCGGTGATACGTTATTCAATGCTGGTTGCGGCAGACTTTTTGAGGGAACACCTAGCCAAATGTGGCACTCCTTTGAAAAACTACTCACTCTACCCGGTACATGCAAAGTATATTGCACACACGAATACACACTCGCGAATCTTGCTTTTGCTGAGGCTGTCGAGCCCACTAACCAAGCACTAACCCAGTATCACCAACAAGCAAAGTCATTACGTGCCAATAACGAGCGCACAGTACCTACAACAATTGAACAGCAAAAAGCAATCAATCCTTTTGTACGTGCCACGAATGAAGCCATTCTCACCCATGTACCAACGCAATTTATCGTGTCAGAAAATACACCTGAAGCTCGCTTTAGAGCGCTGAGAAAATGGAAAGATAACTTCTAA
- a CDS encoding GNAT family N-acetyltransferase, translating to MSVETSQHELIVRYLNPEDINVAASVLYQAYHDDPLLKQVLEAKQEAIFEKKLRALIREELSAFGQTGQPMVGLYHQDRLVAVACVIANGDELDANRQWHWRLRLMMSAGYLQTQQLIDKEKSIRQALQTQEPCHFLSLIAVDPHVQGLGYGHYLLTAMDDLIAQSEETKGMAVFITKPEHAQFFAGHGYQVLQKMAFSSVEGTLLFKSK from the coding sequence ATGTCAGTAGAAACTTCTCAACATGAATTAATCGTTAGATATTTAAATCCAGAAGATATCAATGTAGCCGCGAGTGTGTTGTATCAGGCTTACCACGATGATCCGTTACTCAAGCAGGTATTGGAGGCAAAACAAGAAGCAATTTTTGAAAAAAAACTCAGAGCCTTAATACGAGAAGAGCTGTCGGCATTTGGCCAAACGGGTCAGCCTATGGTGGGGTTATATCATCAAGATAGATTGGTCGCGGTAGCATGCGTTATTGCAAATGGCGATGAACTGGACGCAAATCGGCAGTGGCATTGGCGATTACGACTTATGATGAGTGCGGGATATTTGCAAACGCAGCAGCTTATCGATAAAGAAAAGTCGATTAGACAAGCGTTGCAAACGCAGGAGCCGTGTCACTTTTTATCCCTAATTGCCGTTGACCCACATGTTCAAGGGCTTGGCTATGGTCACTATTTACTCACCGCGATGGATGATTTAATTGCACAAAGTGAAGAAACGAAAGGGATGGCAGTATTTATTACTAAGCCAGAACACGCGCAGTTTTTTGCGGGTCACGGTTATCAAGTTTTACAAAAGATGGCGTTTAGCTCAGTAGAAGGCACATTGTTATTTAAGAGCAAATAG
- a CDS encoding class I SAM-dependent methyltransferase produces MKPALSFLQGPKPDEWQDFPHGEYLKVGIQKRLDEWLPRMFGYHMLKLGCLSGQMNTSASPIKHQVCVAPQGKHVGVFAEIDELPFYENSVDACILSQCLEYHSDPHHILREAHRTLIPGGYIVISGFNPFSLCGVAQMLPFSKEKLPWSGRFFTPSRVKDWLDLLGFEIVGDERFIYASLARGSRLSRFAPWRRFCRHYLKPMGSVYMLVARKRVMPLTPIKPKWHVKPKWTPAVKGAGLRQTCQDKE; encoded by the coding sequence ATGAAACCAGCGTTAAGTTTTTTACAAGGACCCAAACCCGATGAGTGGCAAGACTTTCCTCACGGTGAGTATTTAAAAGTGGGGATCCAAAAACGACTGGATGAATGGCTACCAAGAATGTTTGGTTACCACATGCTAAAACTCGGCTGTTTGAGCGGTCAAATGAATACCTCTGCCAGCCCGATTAAGCATCAAGTTTGTGTTGCTCCACAAGGTAAACATGTCGGGGTATTTGCTGAAATTGACGAGTTACCTTTTTACGAAAACTCAGTCGATGCTTGTATTTTAAGTCAGTGTTTAGAATATCATTCCGATCCGCATCATATTCTACGTGAAGCCCATCGCACGCTTATTCCTGGTGGTTATATTGTGATCTCAGGTTTTAATCCATTTAGTTTATGTGGCGTGGCACAAATGCTTCCCTTTAGTAAAGAAAAACTGCCTTGGTCAGGGCGTTTCTTTACTCCATCGCGGGTGAAGGATTGGCTAGATTTACTGGGGTTTGAAATTGTTGGTGACGAGCGCTTTATCTATGCGTCTTTAGCGCGAGGCTCAAGGCTTTCACGTTTTGCGCCATGGCGCCGCTTTTGTCGTCATTACTTAAAACCGATGGGGAGTGTGTATATGCTGGTGGCAAGAAAGCGGGTGATGCCGCTCACTCCGATCAAACCCAAGTGGCATGTAAAGCCTAAGTGGACTCCCGCTGTGAAAGGAGCTGGACTCAGGCAAACCTGCCAAGACAAAGAATAA
- the syd gene encoding SecY-interacting protein has protein sequence MTQPVNMARLHQAYVDYHQQAFKDLPSTEHDESWPSPCEQGEPNKLNEIKWLAVERSPAGHLNDLARALETQFPEGLNGLYGDFFAGNIVAFIEGKQIELLQAWNEDDFERLQQNITGHILMKRRLKQPETVFIGLTEADDLLVSVDIATGQVGLEFVGKKQHHILADSIAEFVEKLTVNYPI, from the coding sequence ATGACTCAGCCCGTAAATATGGCACGCTTGCATCAAGCCTATGTAGATTATCATCAACAGGCCTTTAAAGATTTACCGAGTACCGAACATGATGAAAGTTGGCCAAGCCCATGTGAGCAGGGTGAACCGAACAAGCTTAACGAGATAAAATGGCTAGCGGTAGAGCGCTCGCCAGCGGGACATTTAAATGATTTAGCCAGAGCGTTGGAAACGCAATTTCCTGAGGGATTGAACGGACTGTATGGTGATTTCTTTGCTGGCAATATCGTGGCATTCATTGAGGGTAAGCAAATTGAGCTACTGCAAGCATGGAATGAAGATGACTTTGAGCGCTTGCAGCAAAATATCACCGGCCATATTTTAATGAAGCGTAGGCTCAAACAACCTGAAACCGTGTTTATTGGCTTAACAGAAGCAGACGACTTATTGGTGTCGGTCGATATCGCTACGGGTCAAGTTGGGTTAGAGTTTGTAGGAAAGAAACAGCATCATATTCTGGCCGATTCTATCGCGGAGTTTGTGGAAAAACTGACAGTCAACTATCCAATATAG
- a CDS encoding DUF3301 domain-containing protein: MTTLWLFIIVSSVIALFWYSRQIAEAANRHAQHQAESLQVQLLSVACIKRRFGVLKDGKLGIKSQFMFEFSSDGESAYQGKLYLENERLVKKELPAYKIAS; encoded by the coding sequence ATGACAACGCTTTGGCTTTTTATCATCGTTTCATCTGTTATCGCGCTATTTTGGTATAGCCGCCAGATCGCAGAAGCGGCAAATAGGCATGCACAGCATCAAGCCGAAAGTTTGCAAGTGCAACTGTTAAGTGTTGCCTGTATTAAGCGCCGTTTTGGGGTATTAAAAGACGGTAAACTTGGAATAAAAAGCCAATTTATGTTTGAGTTTAGTTCAGATGGCGAGTCAGCCTATCAAGGTAAGCTTTACTTAGAAAATGAACGATTAGTCAAAAAAGAATTACCCGCTTATAAAATCGCAAGTTAA